Below is a window of Candidatus Cloacimonadota bacterium DNA.
AAACTTGATAATGGTGTCAAGCAGGAAGATCGAACTTAGATTAAAACAATAAAATTACTTCCTGAGTGATGCCTTGGAAAACTTGATTGCCGGGATTTTTACGTCGAATTTTATCTCGTCAAAAATGATCTCGGTTCCTTTACCTTCTTTCAGTGCATCCTTGATGATAATCCGTTTAGGATACCAGCGGCCATCGACTTTGAAAACCTCTTTGATCTCAGTGGTTTTGAGAAGTGTTCCGCTCTTGCCAAAACGTTCTTCCTTCAAAGCCAGATATTTTTCCTTATCAACCCAGATCTTGCGAGTTTGATAAGCTACATCGTTAATTTTTGCGGTAAGTTCCAGAATCCAGCAATCGCTTTCATTGAATTCTTCTTCACCAATTACATTTGCATCATAAAGCTTCAAAAGCTCAGTCTCCTCCATCATATCCTCGTAGGAAAGATCTGAGCCCATCATACTTTGCCGCAGCATGTGTCCGCTTATTTGGATGGTTCTGTCTGCTTCCGGCTCAAAGATCCACAGATCATCGCCCAGTTTCAGCATTTTAGTGCCGGCATCTTTGGGAGGGAAAAGATATTCGGAAAACGATCTTTCTTCGCCTTCGCTCCACGATTTCAATTTCATGGTTTTATTTACTCTGTTGCCATAAACTATCATCTGCATAGTACTTACCACCTGTTTGGAGTACATGTTGTCGTCGATTTTCTGCAGGATCGTATTTCCATCGGGATATTCTGCAAAGATCAAACCGCAGGATAATATTATTATCAAAACTATTAATTTTTTCATGTTTCCAACTCCTTGAACAATTGCGCTGTATTTCGTTTATAAATTCCAATTCCAGAGATAACAGCTCCCAGAACTGAAGATAAAATTCCTGGAAGTAAACCAATTACATAACTGGTAGAATTAACTTGTGCCTGCATTTTGGTGCTCATCAAAACTTTCGCATCTTTCATCAGATTGCTAATGTCGATTCCTGTATATTGCAGAATATAGGAAAAAATTAAACCGATCGCAGTTCCGATGATGGTTCCTGCCACTCCGATCATCAAAGATTCGAAGATCATCATGCGGTAGATGTGCCCTTTGCTTTCGCCAATTGCCAGTCTTACGCCAACTTCTCCATAACGGCGAATTCCGTTCATCAGGCCGGCATTCCAGAGCACCAGAGACATTATGAAAACGAAAATGAAAATCATCGTTCCCAGGCGTTCATCCATCGAGCTTATCAGGAAATCCAGGTTGTTCTGTTCGCGTAAAGGTTTCATAATGCTGGAATATTGATCACTTTCATCTGTAAATTCTGAATTGAATTCCACAGAAATTTTGTAAGTTTTTTCTTCATCGTATTTGGGCATAATACCCAGAATTTCGCTGGCTCCATTTTCCATATCCAGCATATATCTGGCATCGGAAAGATCGATGATCACAGCGCCGCGATCCATTGCCGATACACCAAAGGTAATCGTTCCACACACATTGAAATTGTACATACTGAGTGAACCGAACATAGTGGAAGTGATAACTGTAACATCATCTTGCAGCTTTATTCCCATTTTATCTGCAACTTCCTGACTGATCAGGATTTCGCCCTGTTTACCGGGAAGTCTGCCCTGAATAACTGCTTTTTCCAGGTTCAACAAGTCTTTTTCTTTATTGTTGGAAAGCAGATCAACAGCCATTCCCATGATCTCCCCCTGAGATTTGGTTTCACCATTTTCATCAGGAAGATCCAGAAGACCGCCAAAATAGATTCGAGGTAACCAGGTTATCTCTGGATATTTCTCTCTTACATTTTTCACGATCTCATCTGTTCCCAGTAGGGCAAGATCGAGTGGACGCTGCTCAGCCATTTTCTCATAAGCTCGCGTCATGATCTTTATATGCCCGGTAGAGAATCTGGCATTTTCTCGAATCGTCATCGTAGCAAAACCGTTCAGCCAGCTGTACATTAACACAGTTAACATTACGCCGGCAGAAATAGTGAGAATGGGAAATAAGCTGCGGCTGCGATCTTTTAAAAGTCCTTTTATTATGAATTTAAACATTAATATTACCTCGTCATTTTGTCATTTTTCCGCGTAGAGCATCGGTAGGTTTCAGTCTGGCAATTTTTCTGCTGGGAAGATAACTGACTATCGTAACGGTGATCAGAACCAGGATTATAGTTCCTAAAACCAGTTTCACACCATATTGCGGATAGAGTGTATCGGTAAGACCGCTGATGCCGTAATCATCTCCGCTGGCACCAAAATTCAAGCCAACTTTTTCGAAATAGCTCAGTAATGGAATCCCGTAAACTGCACCAACAAATATCGCTAAAACAGCATGAAGAGAACCTTCCAAAGTGAAAAGCCCGATGATCTTCTTCCTGGTCATTCCCAGAGCCATCATGGTTCCCATTTCTTTGCGGCGTCGGAAAATTGATAATATCTGAGTATCAAAAATCGCGATTCCTGCCATGAAAAGTAAAAGAAGATACATTATAGAAGAACCAACAGTTTTAGCCTGGATCATGTTTTTGAGGTCCTGCAGAAGAAAGGCTTCATCTTTGAATTCCCAATTTCTATAATTCAAATTTTCCGGCACATATTTCATTACGATTTTAGTTGCTTCATTATCCAACTCCAGCATCTGCTGCATTTTAGCAAGCGGAATCCAGAGAGTATTTGTATCGATTGCCAGCACCGTTGTTTCGAAGATATGATTGATTTTCACATCAGTGGCATCCCAGGCTCCGTTGGCATCCCGCCAGCGCAGAGTTACGAAATCACCAACATTCAATTCCGCACTTTTGGCTGTTCTACTGCCGATAATCGCACCAAGTTCTTCAGTATCGTTGTTCAGGAACTCCGTGGGAATTTTCAATAATTTCTGGTTCGGATCGATGCCTTTCAGCAAGATGCTTTTCATTCTTCCTTTCGGATAAATAGAAGCAGGGGAGAGCAGGATGGGAACAGCATTTCCGCCGACGATCTGCTTATTTAATTCAGCAGGGATCTCGGCATGACTTTCGTCTAAAGTAAAAGGATCGTAAGGATCATAAGTTTGCTGCCAGAATTGTCCACTGGCAATATGCCAGTCTTTGATCTCCCGCGTAGCATCTTCACTCCAACCAACGAAAAAACCCTGCAGGGCAATAATGGAGAAATATGCAACCGAAAGTATGAAAATATTCAGCCAGGTTCTCAGGCCGGCACCGATTATGTTTTTATAGGCAAGTTTGAAGATCATTTCAACCTCCTTTCACGATTTCGTCTTTGGCTACTTTCCCATCCAAAAGAGTGATCTTGCGGCGTAAATATTGAATAACCTTGGCATCGTGAGTAGAAAAAAGAAAGGTTGTTCCCAGTTCTTTATTCAATTTCTGCATTGTTTTCAGAATGTGATGCGAGTTATCTGCATCCAGATTTGCAGTGGGTTCATCAGCCAGAACGATGGTTGGTTTTTTAACGATTGCCCGGGCAATTGCCACGCGCTGACTTTCACCACCGGAAAGTTGAGCCGGACGGGATTTATTTTTATCGGAAAGTCCAACCCATTCCAAGGCATCCAAGACGGCTTTTTTTCTCTGCTCGGTCGTCATATTCAGCAGCAGCAGGGGAAATTCCACATTCTCAAAAACTGTGTAAACAGGCAGCAGATTGTAGGTCTGAAAAATGAAGCCAATATATTTGCTTCTTAACTGAGCTGATTCTTTGGAGTTTAAATCTGCAACTGATTTTTCCATCACGTAAACTTTACCCTCTGACTGGGAATCCAGCGAACCGATGATATTTAAAAGTGTTGTTTTTCCACTGCCACTGGGACCGACAATTCCAGTGAATTCACCTTCCTCGAATTTCAGGTTAATATCTTCCAGAGCTGTGAATTTCCTGAGTCCCATGGGATAGGTTTTGGTCATGTTTTCAATTTTAATTAGAGCCATAACATATTCCTTTTATTAGTTTTTCACCTAAAAATTCATTTCCAGCAATAACTGCACTGATCTTCCATCCTGATCATACTCAGGAATCGGATATTCATCAAAATCCGGATTCCAGAAAAAATTGAGATAAATACTTAGAAAATCGTAAGCTCTGGAATACGAAAAATAGTAGTTATAGTTTTCTGTCAGCCAGTTATAATTAACTATCGCAGATGCGGAATCCAGCCTGCCGACAGGATAGGAAAGCATTACTGATGAGGCATAAGAATCCTGGAATAAAGTTGGAATTTCTTCAGAAAATTCATAGAACATGTGCTCTGTCAGAAGATAAATACCATTCCCAACAGCTATGGAATAATCTGCACCAACTGTAAAAAAGTGTTTGTAATATTCAGAATTATTTGCATTCATCACGGAAAGCATGGTCTCCAGCCACAGACCTATCTCAAAATCCCAGCGGCAATCCAAACCAAAACGATCTTCATTTTCCCATTGCAGATCATCGAGATTGCGATGATGATAACTAAACGCAGCTTCGCAAAATTTGAAAGGATATTGCAGACGTCCGCCAAATTCAAATCCATTAGTTTCGAGATCAGTTCCAGCCACACTTGTTCCATCTTTATCAGGTTTGATTCCCCAAATCCAGAGATTGGCATTATTCAAAAAATAATAACGGAACAAGAGCGATTCTGCACCTTCCGAATTTTTTTGCGGATCAGTTGGATTGATTGTATCGAACCATTGCAGAGGTCGCAAAATTTGAGCTGTTCCAAAATTGATCTTCTGCAATCCCAGGCGAATTTCGTATTGCAAAGCCGAAAAACGCAGCCAGCTTCTGTAGAGTTCAATATCATGTTCACTATTTTCTTCCAGGTCAGATTCATGCTTGTAATAATACAATTCAGCCGTTTGCTCTGTATCTATTGAAAAACTTTCATTTTGAAAAAAAGTAACAAAAAGATTGGGTTTGTAATTTGCATTCAAATGATATCTCTGTCGGCTCGATTCTTCAAACAAACGTCCACTCAAAGTTAGCTTATTTTTGAACTCATATTCAAAGGCAGATAAACTTACTATAAATATTAGGAAAAAAGAGATGAGAGTTATTTTCTTCATTATAACCCCTCTGTCTGAACACTCGTTAGTGGTTCAGTCGTCTCACCTTTACAAGGGAGAAATCTGGAATAAAGAAATATCATAATTTTTCCCTGTAATGTTTTTCCAGTGTTTCCAGAAATGCTTTATCAAAGGCTTTTATGGAATTTTCCGGCGCACCTAAAATCCTTTCTACGGATTTTTGATATTCCCTGAAATTCTGCATAACTTCATGGATCTTTTGCGGAACTTCCTTCAGCTTTTGCAGCAGTTCGGCATTGTGGGAAGCGATACTTGTGCCGAATAACAGAATATGCCGTGCTGTAATTTCAGGATTTTCTATTCTAAACACACCTTCTTTTTTTCCCTGCTTCAAAATCTCTGTCATCATGGGCAAAGAATAATCCAGTGATTTCTGATTAAATTTGTATCTCAGGAACAGATTGTCATCATTATAGATCGCATTTATCAGGGTTAAAATAAAATCAAATCTCTCTGCTTTGTAGATGCTTC
It encodes the following:
- a CDS encoding outer membrane lipoprotein-sorting protein codes for the protein MKKLIVLIIILSCGLIFAEYPDGNTILQKIDDNMYSKQVVSTMQMIVYGNRVNKTMKLKSWSEGEERSFSEYLFPPKDAGTKMLKLGDDLWIFEPEADRTIQISGHMLRQSMMGSDLSYEDMMEETELLKLYDANVIGEEEFNESDCWILELTAKINDVAYQTRKIWVDKEKYLALKEERFGKSGTLLKTTEIKEVFKVDGRWYPKRIIIKDALKEGKGTEIIFDEIKFDVKIPAIKFSKASLRK
- a CDS encoding FtsX-like permease family protein, giving the protein MFKFIIKGLLKDRSRSLFPILTISAGVMLTVLMYSWLNGFATMTIRENARFSTGHIKIMTRAYEKMAEQRPLDLALLGTDEIVKNVREKYPEITWLPRIYFGGLLDLPDENGETKSQGEIMGMAVDLLSNNKEKDLLNLEKAVIQGRLPGKQGEILISQEVADKMGIKLQDDVTVITSTMFGSLSMYNFNVCGTITFGVSAMDRGAVIIDLSDARYMLDMENGASEILGIMPKYDEEKTYKISVEFNSEFTDESDQYSSIMKPLREQNNLDFLISSMDERLGTMIFIFVFIMSLVLWNAGLMNGIRRYGEVGVRLAIGESKGHIYRMMIFESLMIGVAGTIIGTAIGLIFSYILQYTGIDISNLMKDAKVLMSTKMQAQVNSTSYVIGLLPGILSSVLGAVISGIGIYKRNTAQLFKELET
- a CDS encoding FtsX-like permease family protein produces the protein MIFKLAYKNIIGAGLRTWLNIFILSVAYFSIIALQGFFVGWSEDATREIKDWHIASGQFWQQTYDPYDPFTLDESHAEIPAELNKQIVGGNAVPILLSPASIYPKGRMKSILLKGIDPNQKLLKIPTEFLNNDTEELGAIIGSRTAKSAELNVGDFVTLRWRDANGAWDATDVKINHIFETTVLAIDTNTLWIPLAKMQQMLELDNEATKIVMKYVPENLNYRNWEFKDEAFLLQDLKNMIQAKTVGSSIMYLLLLFMAGIAIFDTQILSIFRRRKEMGTMMALGMTRKKIIGLFTLEGSLHAVLAIFVGAVYGIPLLSYFEKVGLNFGASGDDYGISGLTDTLYPQYGVKLVLGTIILVLITVTIVSYLPSRKIARLKPTDALRGKMTK
- a CDS encoding ABC transporter ATP-binding protein, yielding MALIKIENMTKTYPMGLRKFTALEDINLKFEEGEFTGIVGPSGSGKTTLLNIIGSLDSQSEGKVYVMEKSVADLNSKESAQLRSKYIGFIFQTYNLLPVYTVFENVEFPLLLLNMTTEQRKKAVLDALEWVGLSDKNKSRPAQLSGGESQRVAIARAIVKKPTIVLADEPTANLDADNSHHILKTMQKLNKELGTTFLFSTHDAKVIQYLRRKITLLDGKVAKDEIVKGG
- a CDS encoding TetR/AcrR family transcriptional regulator, whose product is MFDKNVLIYGNFFEEEGKVMGRVVKDPELRRNEIMSVAQALFYKNGYKNTSVNMIIEALGISKGAFYHYFKSKEDLLDQLAENFTKEILASMQAIMNDKDLNAIQKLNQVYLKGSIYKAERFDFILTLINAIYNDDNLFLRYKFNQKSLDYSLPMMTEILKQGKKEGVFRIENPEITARHILLFGTSIASHNAELLQKLKEVPQKIHEVMQNFREYQKSVERILGAPENSIKAFDKAFLETLEKHYREKL